A region from the Kazachstania africana CBS 2517 chromosome 11, complete genome genome encodes:
- the RBG1 gene encoding GTP-binding protein RBG1 (similar to Saccharomyces cerevisiae RBG1 (YAL036C); ancestral locus Anc_7.49), translating into MSTTVEKIKAIEDEMARTQKNKATSFHLGQLKAKLAKLRRELLTASSSGGGGGAGVGFDVARTGVASVGFVGFPSVGKSTLLSKLTGTESEAAEYEFTTLVTVPGVIRYKGAKIQMLDLPGIIDGAKDGRGRGKQVIAVARTCNLLFIILDVNKPLQHKQIIEKELEGVGIRLNKTPPDIVVKRKEKGGISITNTVPLTHLDNDEIRAVMSEYRINSAEIAFRCDATVDDLIDVLEAPTRRYMPAVYVLNKIDSLSIEELELLYRIPNAVPISSGKEWNLDELLQVMWDRLNLVRVYTKPKGQIPDFTDPVVLRSDRCSVKDFCNQIHKSLVDEFRNALVYGSSVKHQPQYVGLSHILEDEDVVTILKK; encoded by the coding sequence ATGTCTACTACtgttgaaaagatcaaGGCCATTGAGGATGAGATGGCCCGTACACAAAAGAACAAGGCCACTTCTTTCCATCTTGGTCAGTTAAAAGCCAAATTAGCAAAGCTTAGAAGAGAACTATTGACGGCGTCATCCTCCGGTGGTGGGGGTGGTGCTGGTGTTGGTTTCGATGTTGCAAGGACCGGTGTGGCCAGTGTTGGCTTTGTCGGGTTCCCATCAGTTGGTAAGTCTACGCTATTATCTAAACTAACTGGTACAGAGTCTGAAGCTGCTGAGTACGAATTCACAACTTTAGTTACAGTTCCAGGTGTTATCCGTTATAAAGGTGCAAAGATTCAGATGTTAGATCTTCCAGGTATCATTGATGGTGCTAAAGATGGTAGAGGTCGTGGTAAACAAGTTATCGCTGTGGCAAGAACAtgtaatcttttatttattattttggaTGTGAACAAGCCACTACAACATAAGcaaatcattgaaaaggaaCTAGAAGGTGTCGGTATTCGTTTGAATAAGACTCCACCGGATATTGTTGTGAAGAGAAAGGAGAAAGGTGGTATATCCATTACAAACACCGTGCCACTGACCCATTTGGATAACGATGAAATCAGAGCGGTCATGAGTGAATATAGAATTAATAGTGCTGAAATTGCATTTAGATGTGATGCCACTGTGgatgatttgattgatGTCCTTGAAGCACCAACGAGAAGATATATGCCCGCAGTTTATGTGTTGAATAAGATCGATTCTTTATCGATAGAAGAATTGGAATTACTGTATAGAATACCAAATGCGGTGCCAATTTCCTCTGGAAAAGAATGGAATTTAGACGAATTGTTACAAGTGATGTGGGACAGATTGAATCTGGTTCGTGTTTATACAAAGCCAAAGGGTCAAATACCGGATTTTACAGACCCCGTTGTTTTAAGATCAGATCGTTGCAGTGTTAAAGACTTCTGTAATCAAATTCACAAATCCTTAGTGGACGAATTCAGAAATGCATTGGTGTATGGCAGTAGTGTGAAGCATCAGCCACAATACGTTGGTCTAAGTCATATCctggaagatgaagatgttgTTACCATTCTAAAGAAGTAG